Proteins from a genomic interval of Thunnus thynnus chromosome 5, fThuThy2.1, whole genome shotgun sequence:
- the sin3aa gene encoding SIN3 transcription regulator family member Aa isoform X1 — MTWTVVCANANGGGRLQIFCYKHESGVRSLFPGSLSSHEYEFIMKRRLEDQETVFASQQRRLPGNAEAFQHRVLAPAPAPAVYEAVTDNMQPTAGVQYSVPQGYQSLLSQVPTVAQNSGGHGHTPSPAVHGGSHHHSPAVQSHGPAVMSGHSHTAAPQASAQGQQQFQRLKVEDALSYLDQVKLQFGNQPQVYNDFLDIMKEFKSQSIDTPGVISRVSQLFKGHPDLIMGFNTFLPPGYKIEVQTNDLVNVTTPGQIHHITPHGISVQNIPITGAPTQHPPQLPPTATTSAPPLLTQPTPAKMSKPLQPQALTPSSQSNPSIPAYTSPRSPPMQLHPPLSGTPTGPPLQNNQPVEFNHAINYVNKIKNRFQGQPDIYKAFLEILHTYQKEQRNAKEAGGNYTPALTEQEVYAQVARLFKNQEDLLSEFGQFLPDANSSVLLNKTTAEKAESVRNDHGGTAKKLQLNNKQRPNQNGCQIRRHPAPGSTPPVKKKPKLLNLKDPSVAEASKHGVGTESLFFEKVRKALRSAEAYDNFLRCLVIFNQEVISRAELVQLVLPFLGKFPELFNWFKNFLGYREMSHIETYPKERATEGIAMEIDYASCKRLGSSYRALPKSYQQPKCTGRTPLCKEVLNDTWVSFPSWSEDSTFVSSKKTQYEEHIYRCEDERFELDVVLETNLATIRVLETVQRKLSRMSAEEQAKFRLDSTLGGSSEVVHRKAIQRIYGDKAPDIIDGLKKNPAASVPIVLKRLKTKEEEWREAQRGFNKIWREQNEKYYLKSLDHQGINFKQNDTKVLRSKSLLNEIESIYDERQEQASEENATPPTGPHLTLAYEDSQILEDAAALIIHHVKRQTSIQKEDKYKIKQIIYHFIPDMLFAQRGELSDVEEEEEEEEMDLEEGASKKHNGVPGSGSPSKSKLLFSNTAAQKLRGCDDAYNLFYVNNNWYIFLRLHQTLCSRLLRLYGQAERQIEEEVRERDWEREVLGLKKEKNDNPAIQLRLKEPMDIEVEDYYSAFLEMVRNLLDGNMEASQYEDSLREMFTIHAYIAFTMDKLIQSIVRQLQHIVSDEICIQVTDLYLAESTNGASGGTMSTQSSRSSAEAVYQRKAEQLMSDENCFKVMFLRNRGQVQLTVELLDTEEENSDEPMEAERWSDYVGRYLNPDSTAPELREHLAQKPVFLPRNLRRIRKYQKGREQLDKEACEGGKKSLEKEKMECMFKLNSYKMVYVFKSEDYMYRRTALMRAHQSHERVSTRLHKRFNAWVESWAKEHVTRDMNAETNKWLMGEGRDGLLPCTTSRQPEVLHFMNINKYRVKYGTPSKAP, encoded by the exons CCAGCAGCGGCGCCTCCCTGGCAACGCGGAGGCTTTCCAGCATCGTGTCCTGGCCCCTGCTCCAGCCCCAGCTGTGTATGAGGCCGTGACTGACAACATGCAGCCCACAGCAGGCGTCCAGTACTCCGTCCCCCAGGGATACCAG TCTCTGCTTTCCCAGGTTCCCACTGTGGCCCAGAACAGTGGAGGGCATGGACACACCCCGAGCCCAGCAGTCCATGGGGGGTCCCACCACCACAGCCCTGCAGTCCAGTCCCACGGTCCCGCGGTGATGTCGGGGCACAGCCACACGGCTGCTCCTCAAGCCTCCGCGCAGGGCCAGCAGCAGTTCCAGAGGCTCAAG GTGGAAGATGCTTTGTCTTACTTGGACCAAGTCAAACTGCAGTTTGGCAACCAGCCTCAGGTCTACAATGACTTTCTGGACATAATGAAAGAGTTCAAGTCTCAAAG tATCGACACCCCCGGGGTCATCAGCAGAGTGTCGCAGCTTTTTAAAGGCCACCCGGACCTCATAATGGGCTTCAACACCTTCCTGCCACCTGGCTACAAGATCGAGGTCCAGACCAATGACCTGGTCAACGTAACAACGCCGGGTCAGATCCACCACATCACCCCACATGGCATTTCAGTCCAGAACATCCCCATAACAGGAGCACCTACCCAACACCCACCCCAGCTCCCGCCCACTGCAACCACCAGCGCTCCGCCCCTCCTGACGCAGCCCACCCCTGCCAAGATGAGCAAG CCTCTTCAGCCCCAGGCGTTGACACCAAGCAGTCAGAGCAATCCGTCCATCCCTGCATACACCTCTCCCCGCTCCCCGCCCATGCAGCTCCACCCGCCGCTCAGTGGGACCCCCACCGGTCCACCCCTGCAGAACAACCAGCCAGTGGAGTTCAACCACGCCATCAACTACGTCAACAAGATCAAGAACCGCTTCCAGGGCCAGCCCGACATCTACAAAGCCTTCCTGGAGATCCTCCACACGTACCAG AAGGAGCAGCGTAATGCTAAGGAGGCAGGAGGGAACTACACCCCGGCTCTGACGGAGCAGGAGGTCTACGCTCAGGTGGCCAGACTCTTCAAAAACCAAGAGGATCTTCTTTCAGAGTTTGGGCAATTTCTCCCCGATGCCAACAGTTCAGTG ctATTGAATAAGACAACAGCTGAAAAGGCAGAGTCTGTACGGAATGATCACGGTGGAACCGCCAAAAAGCTGCAGCTCAACAACAAACAGAGGCCCAATCAGAACGGCTGCCAGATCCGTCGGCATCCAGCTCCAGGCAGCACACCCCCCGTGAAG AAGAAGCCCAAGTTATTGAATTTGAAAGATCCGTCGGTGGCAGAGGCCAGCAAGCATGGAGTCGGAACAGAGTCGTTGTTCTTTGAGAAA GTGCGTAAAGCCTTGCGAAGTGCAGAGGCCTACGACAACTTCCTGCGGTGTCTGGTCATCTTTAATCAGGAGGTGATCTCCAGGGCTGAGCTGGTGCAACTGGTGCTGCCCTTTTTAGG AAAATTCCCTGAGCTGTTCAACTGGTTCAAAAACTTCCTGGGATATCGGGAAATGTCCCACATCGAAACGTACCCTAAGGAACGGGCCACGGAGGGTATCGCCATGGAGATTGATTATGCTTCCTGTAAGAGGCTAGGCTCCAGTTACAGAGCACTGCCCAAAAGCTACCAGCAGCCCAAATGCACCGGCAGAACTCCACTTTGTAAAGAG GTCTTAAATGACACCTGGGTCTCCTTCCCCTCGTGGTCAGAAGACTCCACTTTTGTCAGCTCCAAGAAAACCCAGTACGAAGAGCACATCTACAGATGTGAGGATGAACGCTTTGAG CTGGACGTTGTGCTGGAAACCAACCTGGCTACCATCAGAGTCCTGGAGACGGTACAGCGGAAGTTGTCCCGCATGTCTGCAGAGGAGCAGGCCAAGTTCCGCTTGGACAGCACGCTGGGCGGCTCCTCGGAGGTCGTGCACCGAAAGGCCATCCAGAGGATATACGGAGACAAAGCACCCGACATCATCGATGGTCTGAAGAAAAATCCTGCTGCTTCTGTCCCCATTGTGCTAAAGAG GTTAAAGACCAAGGAGGAGGAGTGGCGGGAAGCCCAACGAGGCTTCAACAAGATCTGGAGGGAGCAGAACGAGAAGTATTACCTCAAGTCTCTCGACCATCAAGGCATCAACTTCAAACAGAACGACACCAAAGTGCTTCGATCCAAGTCCCTGCTGAATGAAATCGAAAGTATCTACGATGAG CGCCAGGAGCAGGCGTCCGAGGAGAACGCCACCCCGCCAACGGGCCCCCACCTGACGCTGGCGTACGAGGACAGCCAGATCCTGGAGGACGCAGCGGCGCTCATCATCCACCACGTCAAGCGCCAGACCAGCATTCAGAAGGAGGACAAATACAAGATCAAACAGATCATCTACCATTTCATCCCCGACATGCTGTTCGCGCAGCGCGGCGAGCTCTCCGacgtagaggaggaggaggaggaagaggagatggatCTGGAAGAAGGCGCCTCCAAAAAGCACAACGGCGTCCCCGGCAGCGGGAGCCCCTCCAAGTCCAAGCTGCTGTTCAGCAACACGGCGGCACAAAAGCTACGCGGCTGCGACGACGCCTACAACCTCTTCTACGTCAACAACAACTGGTACATCTTCCTGCGCCTGCACCAGACGTTGTGCTCGCGTCTGCTGCGGCTTTACGGGCAGGCGGAGCGGCAGATCGAAGAGGAGGTCAGGGAACGAGACTGGGAGCGGGAAGTCCTGGGACTCAAGAAGGAGAAGAACGACAATCCGGCCATCCAGCTGAGATTAAAGGAGCCCA TGGACATCGAGGTGGAAGATTACTACTCGGCCTTTTTGGAGATGGTTCGGAATCTCCTGGACGGAAATATGGAGGCCTCACAATACGAGGACTCGCTGAGGGAAATGTTCACCATCCACGCTTACATCGCCTTCACAATGGATAAGCTCATCCAAAGCATCGTCCGGCAG ctccAGCACATTGTTAGCGATGAGATCTGCATCCAGGTAACGGACCTCTACCTGGCAGAAAGCACTAACGGCGCCAGCGGAGGAACCATGTCCACGCAATCTTCGAGGAGCTCCGCCGAGGCCGTCTACCAGCGGAAAGCCGAGCAGCTCATGTCTGATGAGAACTGCTTCAAG GTGATGTTTCTGAGGAACAGAGGCCAGGTGCAGCTTACGGTGGAGCTGCTCGACACGGAAGAGGAGAACTCCGACGAGCCCATGGAAGCCGAG CGCTGGTCTGATTATGTTGGACGCTACTTAAACCCAGATTCCACCGCTCCAGAGCTGAGGGAGCATCTTGCTCAGAAACCAGTTTTTCTTCCCAg GAATCTGAGACGGATCAGGAAGTACCAGAAAGGCAGGGAGCAGCTGGACAAAGAGGCCTGCGAGGGCGGCAAGAAATCCctggaaaaggagaaaatggaGTGCATGTTCAAGCTCAACTCCTACAAGATGGTCTACGTCTTTAAGTCTGAGGATTACATGTACAGACGCACTGCCCTGATGCGAGCTCACCAG TCACACGAGAGGGTGAGCACACGGCTGCACAAACGCTTTAACGCCTGGGTGGAGTCGTGGGCCAAGGAGCACGTCACCCGGGACATGAACGCCGAGACCAACAAGTGGCTGATGGGCGAAGGACGCGACGGCCTATTACCCTGCACCACCAGCCGCCAGCCAGAGGTCCTTCACTTCATGAACATCAACAAGTACCGCGTCAAATACGGCACACCCAGCAAGGCGCCGTAA
- the sin3aa gene encoding SIN3 transcription regulator family member Aa isoform X2, translating to MTWTVVCANANGGGRLQIFCYKHESGVRSLFPGSLSSHEYEFIMKRRLEDQETVFASQQRRLPGNAEAFQHRVLAPAPAPAVYEAVTDNMQPTAGVQYSVPQGYQVPTVAQNSGGHGHTPSPAVHGGSHHHSPAVQSHGPAVMSGHSHTAAPQASAQGQQQFQRLKVEDALSYLDQVKLQFGNQPQVYNDFLDIMKEFKSQSIDTPGVISRVSQLFKGHPDLIMGFNTFLPPGYKIEVQTNDLVNVTTPGQIHHITPHGISVQNIPITGAPTQHPPQLPPTATTSAPPLLTQPTPAKMSKPLQPQALTPSSQSNPSIPAYTSPRSPPMQLHPPLSGTPTGPPLQNNQPVEFNHAINYVNKIKNRFQGQPDIYKAFLEILHTYQKEQRNAKEAGGNYTPALTEQEVYAQVARLFKNQEDLLSEFGQFLPDANSSVLLNKTTAEKAESVRNDHGGTAKKLQLNNKQRPNQNGCQIRRHPAPGSTPPVKKKPKLLNLKDPSVAEASKHGVGTESLFFEKVRKALRSAEAYDNFLRCLVIFNQEVISRAELVQLVLPFLGKFPELFNWFKNFLGYREMSHIETYPKERATEGIAMEIDYASCKRLGSSYRALPKSYQQPKCTGRTPLCKEVLNDTWVSFPSWSEDSTFVSSKKTQYEEHIYRCEDERFELDVVLETNLATIRVLETVQRKLSRMSAEEQAKFRLDSTLGGSSEVVHRKAIQRIYGDKAPDIIDGLKKNPAASVPIVLKRLKTKEEEWREAQRGFNKIWREQNEKYYLKSLDHQGINFKQNDTKVLRSKSLLNEIESIYDERQEQASEENATPPTGPHLTLAYEDSQILEDAAALIIHHVKRQTSIQKEDKYKIKQIIYHFIPDMLFAQRGELSDVEEEEEEEEMDLEEGASKKHNGVPGSGSPSKSKLLFSNTAAQKLRGCDDAYNLFYVNNNWYIFLRLHQTLCSRLLRLYGQAERQIEEEVRERDWEREVLGLKKEKNDNPAIQLRLKEPMDIEVEDYYSAFLEMVRNLLDGNMEASQYEDSLREMFTIHAYIAFTMDKLIQSIVRQLQHIVSDEICIQVTDLYLAESTNGASGGTMSTQSSRSSAEAVYQRKAEQLMSDENCFKVMFLRNRGQVQLTVELLDTEEENSDEPMEAERWSDYVGRYLNPDSTAPELREHLAQKPVFLPRNLRRIRKYQKGREQLDKEACEGGKKSLEKEKMECMFKLNSYKMVYVFKSEDYMYRRTALMRAHQSHERVSTRLHKRFNAWVESWAKEHVTRDMNAETNKWLMGEGRDGLLPCTTSRQPEVLHFMNINKYRVKYGTPSKAP from the exons CCAGCAGCGGCGCCTCCCTGGCAACGCGGAGGCTTTCCAGCATCGTGTCCTGGCCCCTGCTCCAGCCCCAGCTGTGTATGAGGCCGTGACTGACAACATGCAGCCCACAGCAGGCGTCCAGTACTCCGTCCCCCAGGGATACCAG GTTCCCACTGTGGCCCAGAACAGTGGAGGGCATGGACACACCCCGAGCCCAGCAGTCCATGGGGGGTCCCACCACCACAGCCCTGCAGTCCAGTCCCACGGTCCCGCGGTGATGTCGGGGCACAGCCACACGGCTGCTCCTCAAGCCTCCGCGCAGGGCCAGCAGCAGTTCCAGAGGCTCAAG GTGGAAGATGCTTTGTCTTACTTGGACCAAGTCAAACTGCAGTTTGGCAACCAGCCTCAGGTCTACAATGACTTTCTGGACATAATGAAAGAGTTCAAGTCTCAAAG tATCGACACCCCCGGGGTCATCAGCAGAGTGTCGCAGCTTTTTAAAGGCCACCCGGACCTCATAATGGGCTTCAACACCTTCCTGCCACCTGGCTACAAGATCGAGGTCCAGACCAATGACCTGGTCAACGTAACAACGCCGGGTCAGATCCACCACATCACCCCACATGGCATTTCAGTCCAGAACATCCCCATAACAGGAGCACCTACCCAACACCCACCCCAGCTCCCGCCCACTGCAACCACCAGCGCTCCGCCCCTCCTGACGCAGCCCACCCCTGCCAAGATGAGCAAG CCTCTTCAGCCCCAGGCGTTGACACCAAGCAGTCAGAGCAATCCGTCCATCCCTGCATACACCTCTCCCCGCTCCCCGCCCATGCAGCTCCACCCGCCGCTCAGTGGGACCCCCACCGGTCCACCCCTGCAGAACAACCAGCCAGTGGAGTTCAACCACGCCATCAACTACGTCAACAAGATCAAGAACCGCTTCCAGGGCCAGCCCGACATCTACAAAGCCTTCCTGGAGATCCTCCACACGTACCAG AAGGAGCAGCGTAATGCTAAGGAGGCAGGAGGGAACTACACCCCGGCTCTGACGGAGCAGGAGGTCTACGCTCAGGTGGCCAGACTCTTCAAAAACCAAGAGGATCTTCTTTCAGAGTTTGGGCAATTTCTCCCCGATGCCAACAGTTCAGTG ctATTGAATAAGACAACAGCTGAAAAGGCAGAGTCTGTACGGAATGATCACGGTGGAACCGCCAAAAAGCTGCAGCTCAACAACAAACAGAGGCCCAATCAGAACGGCTGCCAGATCCGTCGGCATCCAGCTCCAGGCAGCACACCCCCCGTGAAG AAGAAGCCCAAGTTATTGAATTTGAAAGATCCGTCGGTGGCAGAGGCCAGCAAGCATGGAGTCGGAACAGAGTCGTTGTTCTTTGAGAAA GTGCGTAAAGCCTTGCGAAGTGCAGAGGCCTACGACAACTTCCTGCGGTGTCTGGTCATCTTTAATCAGGAGGTGATCTCCAGGGCTGAGCTGGTGCAACTGGTGCTGCCCTTTTTAGG AAAATTCCCTGAGCTGTTCAACTGGTTCAAAAACTTCCTGGGATATCGGGAAATGTCCCACATCGAAACGTACCCTAAGGAACGGGCCACGGAGGGTATCGCCATGGAGATTGATTATGCTTCCTGTAAGAGGCTAGGCTCCAGTTACAGAGCACTGCCCAAAAGCTACCAGCAGCCCAAATGCACCGGCAGAACTCCACTTTGTAAAGAG GTCTTAAATGACACCTGGGTCTCCTTCCCCTCGTGGTCAGAAGACTCCACTTTTGTCAGCTCCAAGAAAACCCAGTACGAAGAGCACATCTACAGATGTGAGGATGAACGCTTTGAG CTGGACGTTGTGCTGGAAACCAACCTGGCTACCATCAGAGTCCTGGAGACGGTACAGCGGAAGTTGTCCCGCATGTCTGCAGAGGAGCAGGCCAAGTTCCGCTTGGACAGCACGCTGGGCGGCTCCTCGGAGGTCGTGCACCGAAAGGCCATCCAGAGGATATACGGAGACAAAGCACCCGACATCATCGATGGTCTGAAGAAAAATCCTGCTGCTTCTGTCCCCATTGTGCTAAAGAG GTTAAAGACCAAGGAGGAGGAGTGGCGGGAAGCCCAACGAGGCTTCAACAAGATCTGGAGGGAGCAGAACGAGAAGTATTACCTCAAGTCTCTCGACCATCAAGGCATCAACTTCAAACAGAACGACACCAAAGTGCTTCGATCCAAGTCCCTGCTGAATGAAATCGAAAGTATCTACGATGAG CGCCAGGAGCAGGCGTCCGAGGAGAACGCCACCCCGCCAACGGGCCCCCACCTGACGCTGGCGTACGAGGACAGCCAGATCCTGGAGGACGCAGCGGCGCTCATCATCCACCACGTCAAGCGCCAGACCAGCATTCAGAAGGAGGACAAATACAAGATCAAACAGATCATCTACCATTTCATCCCCGACATGCTGTTCGCGCAGCGCGGCGAGCTCTCCGacgtagaggaggaggaggaggaagaggagatggatCTGGAAGAAGGCGCCTCCAAAAAGCACAACGGCGTCCCCGGCAGCGGGAGCCCCTCCAAGTCCAAGCTGCTGTTCAGCAACACGGCGGCACAAAAGCTACGCGGCTGCGACGACGCCTACAACCTCTTCTACGTCAACAACAACTGGTACATCTTCCTGCGCCTGCACCAGACGTTGTGCTCGCGTCTGCTGCGGCTTTACGGGCAGGCGGAGCGGCAGATCGAAGAGGAGGTCAGGGAACGAGACTGGGAGCGGGAAGTCCTGGGACTCAAGAAGGAGAAGAACGACAATCCGGCCATCCAGCTGAGATTAAAGGAGCCCA TGGACATCGAGGTGGAAGATTACTACTCGGCCTTTTTGGAGATGGTTCGGAATCTCCTGGACGGAAATATGGAGGCCTCACAATACGAGGACTCGCTGAGGGAAATGTTCACCATCCACGCTTACATCGCCTTCACAATGGATAAGCTCATCCAAAGCATCGTCCGGCAG ctccAGCACATTGTTAGCGATGAGATCTGCATCCAGGTAACGGACCTCTACCTGGCAGAAAGCACTAACGGCGCCAGCGGAGGAACCATGTCCACGCAATCTTCGAGGAGCTCCGCCGAGGCCGTCTACCAGCGGAAAGCCGAGCAGCTCATGTCTGATGAGAACTGCTTCAAG GTGATGTTTCTGAGGAACAGAGGCCAGGTGCAGCTTACGGTGGAGCTGCTCGACACGGAAGAGGAGAACTCCGACGAGCCCATGGAAGCCGAG CGCTGGTCTGATTATGTTGGACGCTACTTAAACCCAGATTCCACCGCTCCAGAGCTGAGGGAGCATCTTGCTCAGAAACCAGTTTTTCTTCCCAg GAATCTGAGACGGATCAGGAAGTACCAGAAAGGCAGGGAGCAGCTGGACAAAGAGGCCTGCGAGGGCGGCAAGAAATCCctggaaaaggagaaaatggaGTGCATGTTCAAGCTCAACTCCTACAAGATGGTCTACGTCTTTAAGTCTGAGGATTACATGTACAGACGCACTGCCCTGATGCGAGCTCACCAG TCACACGAGAGGGTGAGCACACGGCTGCACAAACGCTTTAACGCCTGGGTGGAGTCGTGGGCCAAGGAGCACGTCACCCGGGACATGAACGCCGAGACCAACAAGTGGCTGATGGGCGAAGGACGCGACGGCCTATTACCCTGCACCACCAGCCGCCAGCCAGAGGTCCTTCACTTCATGAACATCAACAAGTACCGCGTCAAATACGGCACACCCAGCAAGGCGCCGTAA